A region of Pristis pectinata isolate sPriPec2 chromosome 24, sPriPec2.1.pri, whole genome shotgun sequence DNA encodes the following proteins:
- the angptl4 gene encoding angiopoietin-related protein 4: MKLALGGALCIALCAASFTRGIASHLTDKKSPSAKDRRMQFASWDEVNLIAHGLLQLGHGLKQHVDRTKEQMKSVLEQLNAHNRTLGELVGRVSGQGQGQGQRDTHMLQVSVGLREKVEEMARDRLRMDKALQSLEEKVGRIVNGKRSETDLKNYNNIRSIMENQSKNIDELLTRIKDQQWQLDKQNVQIKVLQSKLQESRLQLKDSPSWKLILKRRMEIYPHTRTSVEPTLADKLPFDCHQLFLEGQRTTSVYRIQPIGSQSFEVFCQMTHEGGWTVIQRRMDGSVDFDRLWQAYKDGFGNLTGEFWLGLEKLYTITRQGSYLLRIELEDWENHTEYTEYPFSLGSEATDYTMTLKSPISGNLKNAISESSGLRFSTRDQDHDLKFNMSCAKHLTGGWWFTTCGQANLNGKYFANKPQQRRERKQGIFWKPWKGRNYPLKTTTMMIRPMELEA, translated from the exons atgAAATTGGCTTTAGGCGGAGCGCTGTGCATCGCCCTGTGTGCGGCGAGTTTCACCCGGGGCATCGCCAGCCACCTCACCGACAAGAAGAGCCCCTCAGCCAAGGACAGAAGGATGCAGTTCGCCTCCTGGGACGAGGTGAACCTCATCGCTCACGGCCTCCTGCAGCTCGGCCACGGCCTCAAGCAGCACGTGGACCGGACCAAGGAGCAGATGAAGAGCGTCCTGGAGCAGCTGAACGCTCACAACCGCACGCTGGGGGAGCTGGTCGGACGGGTCAgcgggcaggggcaggggcagggccaGCGGGACACCCACATGCTGCAGGTGTCGGTCGGCCTgcgggagaaggtggaggagatgGCCCGGGACAGACTGAGGATGGATAAGGCGCTGCAGAGCTTGGAGGAGAAGGTGGGCAGGATTGTGAACGGGAAGAGGTCGGAAACTGACCTGAAGAACTATAACAACATCCGA TCCATCATGGAAAACCAAAGTAAAAACATTGATGAACTGCTGACAAGAATTAAAGACCAACAGTGGCAGCTTGACAAGCAAAATGTccagatcaaagttctgcaaaGCAAG CTTCAGGAAAGCAGACTGCAGCTCAAGGATAGTCCAAGTTGGAAATTGATTCTCAAGCGAAGAATGGAGATATATCCTCACACTCGCACCAGTGTGGAACCTACACTGGCTGACA aaCTTCCCTTTGACTGCCATCAACTATTCCTCGAAGGACAACGAACCACTAGTGTGTACAGAATCCAGCCAATAGGCTCACAGTCCTTTGAAGTATTCTGTCAAATGACTCATG AAGGTGGCTGGACTGTGATTCAGAGACGGATGGACGGATCAGTTGACTTTGACCGACTTTGGCAGGCATACAAGGATGGATTTGGCAACCTCACTG GTGAATTCTGGTTGGGTCTGGAGAAACTTTACACCATCACACGCCAGGGGAGCTATCTCCTCCGTATtgagctggaggattgggaaaatcATACTGAGTATACAGAATATCCCTTCAGCCTTGGCAGTGAGGCCACCGACTACACCATGACCCTCAAAAGCCCCATCTCTGGAAACCTCAAGAACGCCATCAGTGAATCAAGTGGCCTGCGCTTCTCCACCCGAGACCAGGACCACGACCTGAAGTTTAACATGAGCTGTGCCAAACACCTGACAG GGGGATGGTGGTTCACCACTTGTGGGCAGGCCAACCTCAATGGCAAGTATTTCGCCAACAAGCCCCAGCAACGACGCGAGAGGAAACAGGGGATATTCTGGAAACCCTGGAAAGGTAGAAATTACCCCCTGAAAACCACGACGATGATGATTCGTCCAATGGAACTGGAAGCATAA